A stretch of Malus sylvestris chromosome 11, drMalSylv7.2, whole genome shotgun sequence DNA encodes these proteins:
- the LOC126589629 gene encoding ATP-dependent Clp protease proteolytic subunit 5, chloroplastic-like has protein sequence MAQTCVSTSASALRFNSLVFAPNPSSSPQPKTLSLPFQRLPSRKLTNLVGSSKKSSPVKAIYSGEFWTPADKNSRQGIWSIREDVQVPSSPYFPAYAQGQGPPPMVQERFQSVISQLFQYRIIRCGGAVDDDMANIIVAQLLYLDAVDPQKDIVMYVNSPGGSVTAGMAVFDTMRHIRPDVSTVCVGLAASMGAFLLSAGTKGKRYSLPNSRIMIHQPLGGAQGGQTDIDIQANEMLHHKANLNGYLAYHTGQSLEKINQDTDRDFFMSAKEAQEYGLIDGVISNPLKAFQPLAAPTAIEDESAEQTVADS, from the exons ATGGCGCAGACCTGCGTTTCCACCTCCGCCTCTGCTCTCAGATTCAACTCCCTCGTCTTCGCTCCAAACCCTAGCTCTTCTCCCCAACCGAAgaccctctctctccccttccaaCGCCTTCCTTCAAG GAAGTTGACAAATTTAGTTGGGAGCAGCAAAAAGAGTTCTCCAGTGAAAGCTATCTACTCAGGTGAATTTTGGACACCGGCAGACAAGAATTCTCGTCAAGGAATTTGGTCCATAAG GGAGGATGTGCAAGTTCCATCTTCGCCATACTTCCCTGCGTATGCCCAGGGACAGGGGCCACCCCCCATGGTGCAAGAACGCTTTCAAAGTGTTATTAGTCAGCTTTTCCAATAT AGAATAATACGTTGTGGGGGAGCTGTTGATGATGATATGGCAAACATAATTGTTGCTCAACTTCTTTACCTTGATGCTGTTGATCCTCAGAAG GATATTGTGATGTATGTAAATTCACCAGGAGGATCTGTTACTGCTG GTATGGCCGTTTTTGACACAATGAGGCATATTCGACCTGACGTCTCCACAGTATGTGTTGGACTTGCTGCTAG TATGGGAGCTTTCCTGCTTAGCGCTGGTACCAAAG GAAAAAGGTACAGCTTGCCAAATTCGAGGATAATGATCCATCAGCCTCTTGGTGGAGCTCAAGGTGGGCAAACTGACATCGATATTCAG GCAAATGAGATGCTACATCATAAGGCAAACTTGAATGGTTATCTCGCCTACCACACTGGTCAAAGTCTTGAAAAGATCAACCAAGACACGGATCGCGATTTCTTCATGAGTGCGAAGGAAGCCCAAGAATACGGGCTTATAGATGGCGTTATATCGAATCCACTCAAAGCTTTCCAACCTTTGGCTGCCCCAACAGCGATTGAAGATGAATCTGCTGAGCAGACGGTTGCAGACAGTTAG